Proteins from a genomic interval of Rhodococcus rhodochrous:
- a CDS encoding IF2 family translation initiation factor produces the protein MNLATLPKSVLRLQYKIARFPLGLIEQQLRFLPTDAPPRLMYERGLGMLDGIVGSVLDDQEIATRGALATERADAVKRAEKLDAQAAAEKRAADAELRRTRERAEAEQEAARRDREKEVQQARERAQERAKQAEKEAEQKKAAETAKADQEAAAKRRAAETAKKKDEERIRKAEEEAAEPAKISLKDAVAKQLEAKEAEERAHDAGEVAEFEKIEHKNP, from the coding sequence ATGAACCTCGCCACTCTGCCCAAGAGCGTTCTGCGACTGCAGTACAAGATCGCCCGCTTCCCGCTGGGATTGATCGAGCAGCAGTTGCGGTTCCTGCCCACCGACGCCCCGCCGCGCCTGATGTACGAGCGGGGGCTGGGCATGCTGGACGGCATCGTCGGCAGCGTGCTCGACGACCAGGAGATCGCCACGCGCGGGGCACTCGCCACCGAACGTGCCGACGCGGTGAAGCGCGCGGAGAAGCTCGACGCTCAGGCCGCGGCCGAGAAGCGGGCGGCGGACGCCGAACTCCGCCGGACGCGTGAGCGGGCCGAGGCCGAGCAGGAAGCCGCACGACGCGACCGCGAGAAGGAGGTCCAGCAGGCCCGCGAACGCGCGCAGGAACGCGCGAAGCAGGCGGAGAAGGAAGCCGAGCAGAAGAAGGCCGCCGAGACCGCGAAGGCCGATCAGGAGGCCGCCGCGAAGCGCCGTGCCGCCGAGACGGCGAAGAAGAAGGACGAGGAGCGCATCCGCAAGGCCGAGGAGGAGGCCGCCGAGCCCGCCAAGATCTCCCTCAAGGATGCCGTCGCCAAGCAGCTCGAGGCGAAGGAGGCGGAGGAGCGCGCACACGATGCGGGCGAGGTCGCCGAGTTCGAGAAGATCGAACACAAGAACCCCTGA
- the leuS gene encoding leucine--tRNA ligase produces MITVTRPEQTSQHEPGSTPQHRYTAELAGRIEQRWQELWRERGTFHAPNPVGDLAGEVPSDKLFVQDMFPYPSGSGLHVGHPLGYIATDVYARFNRMQGRNVLHTLGYDAFGLPAEQYAVQTGTHPRTTTEANIGNMKRQLSRLGLGHDERRSVATTDVDFYRWTQWIFLTIYNAWYDREAGRARRISELEAEFADGTRRLEDGRDWASLSEGERADVIDSYRLVYRSDSLVNWCPGLGTVLANEEVTADGRSERGNFPVFRKNLRQWMMRITAYSDRLIDDLEHLDWTDKVKSMQRNWIGRSHGAQVKFAVADHDSAIEVFTTRPDTLFGASYVTLAPEHELVDRIVGASWPEGVDERWTGGAADPAAAVAAYRASIAAKSDLERQESKEKTGVFLGAYAVNPVNGERLPIFIADYVLTGYGTGAIMAVPGHDQRDWEFATAFGLPVREVISGGDVTAEAYTGDGVLVNSGLLDGLDVAEAKKTIVAKLEEDGAGRGTIQYKLRDWLFARQRYWGEPFPIVYDEQGRAHALPESALPVELPEVEDYAPVSFDPDDADSEPSPPLAKAVDWMNVELDLGDGLKRYTRDTNVMPQWAGSSWYQLRYIDPTNSEAFCDKENEAYWTGPRPELHGPNDPGGVDLYVGGVEHAVLHLLYARFWHKVLFDLGYVTSSEPYRRLFNQGYIQAYAYTDSRGVYVPAEEVVERDGTFYWTGPDGEQEVAREYGKMGKSLKNSVSPDQIFDEYGADTLRVYEMSMGPLDQSRPWATKDVVGAHRFLQRVWRLVVEEESGALRVTDDTPGDDTLRALNKTVAGVSDDFTHLRDNTAIAKLIEYTNHLTKQYPSGAPRSAVEPLVLMLGPVAPHLAEEIWSRLGHTESLAHGPFPVADEKWLVEDSVEYPIQVNGKVRSRITVPADATPDAIEAAALADEKIADLLGGAAPRKVIVVPGKMVNVVK; encoded by the coding sequence GTGATCACCGTGACCCGTCCCGAACAGACCTCCCAGCACGAACCCGGCAGCACTCCGCAGCATCGGTACACCGCCGAGCTCGCGGGGCGGATCGAGCAGCGCTGGCAGGAGCTCTGGCGCGAGCGCGGCACCTTCCACGCTCCCAATCCGGTGGGCGATCTCGCGGGCGAGGTGCCCTCCGACAAGCTGTTCGTGCAGGACATGTTCCCGTACCCCTCGGGTTCGGGCCTGCACGTGGGGCACCCGCTCGGGTACATCGCCACCGACGTGTACGCGCGCTTCAACCGCATGCAGGGCCGCAACGTGCTGCACACCCTCGGTTACGACGCCTTCGGCCTGCCGGCCGAGCAGTACGCCGTGCAGACGGGCACGCACCCGCGCACGACCACCGAGGCCAACATCGGGAACATGAAGCGGCAGCTCTCCCGGCTCGGTCTCGGGCACGACGAGCGTCGCTCGGTCGCGACGACCGACGTCGACTTCTACCGCTGGACGCAGTGGATCTTCCTGACGATCTACAACGCCTGGTACGACCGCGAGGCCGGCCGGGCACGTCGCATCTCCGAACTCGAGGCCGAATTCGCCGACGGCACGCGTCGGCTCGAGGACGGACGCGACTGGGCGTCGCTGTCGGAGGGTGAGCGCGCCGACGTCATCGACTCGTACCGCCTGGTCTACCGGTCGGATTCGCTCGTCAACTGGTGCCCGGGCCTGGGCACGGTGCTCGCCAACGAGGAGGTCACGGCCGACGGCCGCTCCGAGCGCGGCAACTTCCCGGTCTTCCGGAAGAACCTGCGCCAGTGGATGATGCGGATCACCGCCTACTCCGACCGCCTGATCGACGATCTCGAGCACCTGGACTGGACCGACAAGGTCAAGTCCATGCAGCGCAACTGGATCGGGCGCTCGCACGGCGCTCAGGTGAAGTTCGCCGTCGCCGACCACGATTCGGCGATCGAGGTGTTCACGACCCGGCCCGACACCCTGTTCGGTGCCAGCTACGTGACCCTCGCTCCCGAGCACGAACTCGTCGACCGGATCGTCGGTGCGTCCTGGCCCGAGGGTGTCGACGAGCGCTGGACCGGCGGCGCCGCCGATCCGGCTGCCGCGGTCGCGGCCTACCGCGCGTCGATCGCCGCGAAGTCCGATCTCGAGCGGCAGGAGTCGAAGGAGAAGACCGGTGTGTTCCTCGGCGCCTACGCCGTGAACCCGGTCAACGGTGAGCGACTGCCGATCTTCATCGCCGACTACGTCCTCACCGGCTACGGTACCGGCGCGATCATGGCCGTTCCCGGCCACGACCAGCGCGACTGGGAGTTCGCGACCGCCTTCGGCCTGCCCGTCCGCGAGGTCATCTCCGGCGGCGACGTCACCGCCGAGGCGTACACCGGCGACGGCGTGCTGGTGAACTCCGGCCTGCTCGACGGTCTCGACGTCGCCGAGGCGAAGAAGACGATCGTCGCGAAACTCGAAGAGGACGGCGCCGGACGCGGCACCATCCAGTACAAGCTGCGCGACTGGTTGTTCGCGCGGCAGCGGTACTGGGGCGAGCCCTTCCCGATCGTCTACGACGAGCAGGGACGCGCCCATGCGCTGCCCGAATCCGCTCTGCCCGTGGAACTTCCGGAGGTCGAGGACTACGCGCCGGTCTCGTTCGATCCGGACGATGCCGATTCCGAACCGTCCCCGCCGCTCGCGAAGGCGGTCGACTGGATGAACGTCGAGCTCGATCTCGGCGACGGCCTGAAGCGCTACACGCGCGACACCAACGTGATGCCGCAGTGGGCCGGCAGCTCGTGGTACCAGCTGCGCTACATCGACCCCACCAACTCGGAAGCCTTCTGCGACAAGGAGAACGAGGCGTACTGGACCGGCCCGCGGCCGGAACTGCACGGCCCGAACGACCCGGGTGGCGTCGATCTCTACGTCGGCGGTGTCGAGCATGCGGTGCTGCACCTGCTGTACGCGCGGTTCTGGCACAAGGTGCTCTTCGACCTCGGCTACGTCACCTCCTCGGAGCCGTACCGTCGCCTGTTCAACCAGGGCTACATCCAGGCCTACGCCTACACCGACTCGCGCGGTGTGTACGTGCCGGCCGAGGAGGTCGTCGAGCGCGACGGCACGTTCTACTGGACCGGCCCGGACGGTGAGCAGGAGGTCGCTCGCGAGTACGGGAAGATGGGCAAGTCGCTCAAGAACTCCGTCAGCCCCGACCAGATCTTCGACGAGTACGGCGCCGACACCCTGCGCGTCTACGAGATGTCGATGGGTCCGCTCGACCAGTCGCGTCCGTGGGCGACCAAGGACGTCGTCGGCGCGCACCGCTTCCTGCAGCGCGTGTGGCGTCTGGTCGTCGAGGAGGAGAGCGGCGCGCTGCGCGTCACCGACGACACCCCCGGCGACGACACGCTGCGGGCGCTCAACAAGACGGTCGCGGGTGTGTCCGACGACTTCACCCACCTGCGCGACAACACGGCGATCGCCAAGCTCATCGAGTACACGAACCACCTGACGAAGCAGTACCCGTCGGGTGCGCCGCGCAGCGCCGTCGAACCGCTCGTGCTCATGCTCGGCCCGGTCGCCCCGCACCTCGCCGAGGAGATCTGGTCGCGTCTCGGACACACCGAATCGCTTGCACACGGCCCGTTCCCGGTCGCCGACGAGAAGTGGCTCGTCGAGGACAGCGTCGAGTACCCGATCCAGGTCAACGGCAAGGTGCGCAGCCGCATCACCGTCCCCGCCGACGCCACGCCCGACGCGATCGAGGCCGCTGCGCTCGCGGACGAGAAGATCGCCGACCTGCTCGGCGGTGCCGCACCACGCAAGGTGATCGTGGTTCCCGGCAAGATGGTCAATGTCGTGAAGTAG